A region of Bradysia coprophila strain Holo2 chromosome X unlocalized genomic scaffold, BU_Bcop_v1 contig_752, whole genome shotgun sequence DNA encodes the following proteins:
- the LOC119070300 gene encoding dnaJ homolog subfamily A member 4-like, whose amino-acid sequence MAENGEVLPRTKYLKHTIHLTLDELYNGTERKLAINKNRVCNECVGTGAISRMPDDFDRCEECQGMGVKSIIIRTAPDIQQRIDRDCYLCWGKGLAIVPEDRCPSCRGEGVVEEQSGLIVKVRRGSRHGQKIIYKDEGTQEPNMRPGDVVVILETLDHPIFTRDGDDLIMKMNLDLVESLCGFEKLIQTLDKRQLCVKCPKGSIIKHNDEKYLPGEGMPKFRNPTVRGKMIIKFTVTLPDRIRTRHIKSLEQCLPPREVPEIPIDAKECNLVEMSEHHPFLNQNHSTYNLNDDECAQDQYYDQQYESHDQHDQYGNDNHYDHQYGDEQYNHQGQYYHDDNSYEVQGNYEHPSEYDQHHNQQGYESQNHFHQEDFYQQEQSSEDVSLESYDATQQYRSN is encoded by the exons ATGGCAGA AAACGGAGAAGTCCTGCCGCGGACCAAGTATTTAAAGCACACGATTCATCTCACTCTTGACGAACTGTACAATGGAACGGAACGAAAATTGGCCATCAATAAGAACCGCGTCTGCAACGAATGTGTCGGAACCGGAGCTATCAGTAGAATGCCGGATGATTTTGACAGATGTGAGGAATGTCAGGGTATGGGGGTTAAATCAATAATCATTAGAACAGCGCCAGATATTCAACAGCGAATAGATCGTGACTGTTATTTGTGTTGGGGTAAAGGTCTGGCCATAGTTCCAGAAGATCGATGCCCTAGTTGTCGTGGTGAAGGAGTCGTGGAAGAGCAAAGCGGTCTCATTGTGAAAGTGAGGCGTGGTTCTAGACACGgtcagaaaataatttacaaagaTGAAGGGACTCAAGAGCCAAATATGCGACCGGGAGACGTCGTCGTTATATTGGAAACGTTAGATCATCCAATATTTACAAGAGACGGAGACGActtaattatgaaaatgaatttggaTTTGGTGGAATCGCTGTGTGGATTTGAGAAATTGATTCAGACACTAGATAAGCGACAATTGTGCGTGAAATGTCCTAAAGGGTCGATTATAAAACACAATGACGAAAAATATCTGCCTGGTGAGGGAATGCCCAAATTCCGGAATCCAACAGTGAGAGgcaaaatgataataaaatttacagtTACTCTGCCTGATCGGATTCGTACGAGACACATAAAGTCACTCGAACAATGTCTACCGCCGAGAGAAGTGCCTGAAATACCTATAGATGCTAAAGAGTGCAACTTG GTCGAGATGAGTGAACATCATCCGTTCCTCAATCAAAATCATTCAACTTACAATCTGAACGACGATGAATGTGCTCAAGATCAATATTATGATCAACAGTACGAGTCACACGATCAACACGACCAATACGGCAACGATAACCACTATGACCATCAATACGGTGACGAGCAGTACAATCACCAAGGTCAATACTACCATGACGACAATAGTTACGAGGTCCAAGGAAACTACGAACATCCAAGCGAATACGACCAGCACCACAATCAACAGGGATATGAATCGCAGAACCATTTCCATCAAGAAGATTTCTATCAGCAGGAACAGTCTTCCGAAGACGTTTCGTTGGAATCCTACGACGCGACCCAACAATATCGTTccaattaa